From one Rosa rugosa chromosome 4, drRosRugo1.1, whole genome shotgun sequence genomic stretch:
- the LOC133745694 gene encoding lachrymatory-factor synthase-like codes for MALEEPQQPKWEGQTSAELKGSKVQEVWPLLADFCNMDKWFPGLHTCYQVGGVPGQPGLVRYCERGTDETTILWAKEKLLTIDPINQCMTYEIVDNNMGFESYVATMQVVPINNHGCKIEWSFVCDQIEGTSLEDLQSFVESSLQGIAKKMELALLSNTSTSMGDKR; via the coding sequence ATGGCATTAGAAGAACCTCAACAACCAAAATGGGAAGGCCAAACCTCTGCCGAGCTCAAAGGCTCAAAAGTGCAAGAGGTTTGGCCTCTTCTGGCGGACTTCTGCAACATGGACAAGTGGTTCCCCGGCCTCCACACTTGCTACCAAGTTGGCGGAGTTCCTGGCCAACCCGGTCTGGTTCGGTACTGCGAGCGCGGCACGGATGAGACAACTATCCTGTGGGCAAAAGAGAAGCTACTCACGATCGACCCAATCAACCAGTGTATGACGTACGAGATTGTTGACAACAATATGGGTTTCGAGTCGTATGTTGCAACAATGCAAGTAGTCCCTATCAACAACCATGGCTGCAAGATCGAGTGGTCGTTTGTTTGTGATCAGATTGAGGGCACGAGTTTGGAAGATCTCCAATCTTTCGTTGAGTCTTCACTCCAAGGGATAGCAAAGAAGATGGAGCTTGCTCTTCTATCTAATACTTCTACTAGCATGGGTGATAAACGCTGA